A single window of Uloborus diversus isolate 005 chromosome 5, Udiv.v.3.1, whole genome shotgun sequence DNA harbors:
- the LOC129223143 gene encoding uncharacterized protein LOC129223143 yields MADEENAKLSFDFSQPVKTLGMLWRRDTDNFTFDITYEIKDMFTKREVLSTIYMLFDPLGLVDPVVTKAKLILQSLWTLKSNWDESLPKDVMQEWTSFLAQLRQVDQISVKRPVIADNTYAFEIHAFSDASQRAYGAVIYLRCADPSGNFTTRLLCSKSRICPLKMLTIPRLELCGALLLARLVNKISLILELPISKTFCWTDSTIVLWWINTPVTNLKTYVANRVAEIVNLTGNCSWRWMSSENNPADLISRGTTCRKEERSQSTLSLDDLQGARAILVNKVQVRHFGPELAALKNGKGISGSSKISSLNPFVDSNDNLRVGGRLTKDQIEFDAKHQLILPQHSKLTYLIFESFHKRYFHIGAQGLLHFVRLQFWPINGKSTARKVVHNCNVCFKNSPSSPLQLMGELPSERVNPVAPFVNSGVDFCGPFQIRVSNLRKAKIVNVYVSIFICLSTKAIHLEIVSDFTSEAFIASLKRFISRRGKISSIISDNATNFKGANSEIKKLLAQADAPTSTLNNYLLSEEIVWKNIPPRSPHFGGLWESGVKSFKHHLKRTVGNNKFSFEEFTTVMVQIEAILNSRPLTPLSTDVNEYEVLTPGHFLIGRPLLALPEPKLKDIPESKLSKWQKLTN; encoded by the exons ATGGCAGatgaagaaaatgctaaattatCGTTTGACTTTTCTCAACCTGTGAAAACATTGGGAATGTTATGGAGACGTGACACCGATAACTTCACTTTTGACATCACATATGAAATTAAGGACATGTTCACCAAGCGGGAAGTCTTATCTACTATATATATGCTCTTTGATCCCCTTGGGCTAGTAGATCCAGTTGTCACCAAGGCGAAGCTTATATTGCAAAGTCTATGGACACTGAAGTCAAACTGGGATGAGTCGTTGCCGAAGGATGTGATGCAAGAATGGACTTCATTTCTCGCTCAGCTCCGGCAAGTTGATCAAATTAGTGTAAAAAGACCAGTGATTGCCGATAACACCTATGCGtttgaaattcatgcattttCGGATGCATCTCAACGTGCATATGGAGCAGTAATTTATTTGCGTTGTGCTGATCCGTCTGGAAATTTCACAACCAGACTTTTGTGCAGCAAATCTAGAATATGCCCTTTAAAGATGTTAACCATTCCCAGACTTGAACTTTGTGGAGCTCTGCTGCTGGCGCGATTGGTGAATAAGATTTCTCTTATTCTGGAGCTGCcaatatcaaaaactttttgctgGACAGATTCTACTATTGTGTTATGGTGGATCAACACTCCCGTGACAAATCTCAAGACTTACGTCGCCAATCGGGTGGCGGAGATTGTGAACTTAACCGGTAATTGCAGTTGGCGGTGGATGAGTTCAGAAAATAACCCGGCTGATTTGATCTCGAGAGGTACCACA tgtagaaaggaagaaagaagtcaatccaCCCTCTCTTTGGATGACTTGCAAGGAGCTAGAGCCATTCTTGTTAATAAGGTGCAAGTAAGGCATTTTGGGCCTGAACTTGCGGCCTTAAAGAATGGAAAAGGTATTTCAGGCTCAAGTAAAATTTCGTCCCTAAATCCCTTTGTGGATTCAAATGATAATTTACGAGTAGGAGGACGCCTTACTAAAGATCAAATAGAGTTTGATGCCAAGCATCAGTTAATCCTTCCTCAACATAGcaaattaacttatttaatttttgaaagttttcataaAAGATACTTTCATATTGGTGCCCAGGGATTGCTTCATTTTGTGAGGCTGCAATTTTGGCCTATTAATGGCAAAAGCACTGCAAGAAAGGTTGTGCATAACTGtaatgtttgtttcaaaaatagCCCAAGTTCGCCATTGCAGTTAATGGGAGAATTGCCTTCTGAACGAGTAAACCCAGTTGCCCCCTTTGTCAATAGTGGTGTCGATTTTTGTGGACCATTTCAAATTCGCGTAAGTAACCTTCGAAAGGCAAAAATTGTTAATGTATAcgtttctatttttatatgtctttctACAAAGGCCATTCACTTGGAGATTGTTTCCGATTTCACCTCGGAGGCATTTATTGCTTCTCTGAAGAGGTTTATCTCTAGGCGGGGAAAAATTTCTAGCATTATCAGTGATAACGCAACCAATTTTAAGGGCGCGAATTCTGAAATTAAGAAATTACTGGCACAAGCAGACGCGCCTACCTCAACGTTAAATAACTATTTATTGTCTGAAGAAATTGTTTGGAAAAATATTCCCCCTCGTTCTCCTCACTTTGGAGGGCTATGGGAATCAGGTGTGAAATCCTTTAAGCATCATTTAAAACGGACAGTAGGTAATAATAAATTCAGTTTCGAGGAATTTACCACTGTAATGGTTCAGATAGAAGCAATTCTGAATTCCCGTCCACTTACTCCTTTATCAACCGATGTGAACGAGTATGAAGTTTTGACCCctggtcattttttaattggccGCCCACTACTTGCACTTCCAGAGCCAAAATTAAAGGACATTCCAGAAAGTAAATTGTCTAAGtggcaaaaattaacaaattaa